AGTGCAAAATTTCACGGAATCCGAGGCCCAAGGTGCTGGTAGTTTCGCCCAGACGTACATGGTGGCGGGGGGTACGGGTACTTCCCAGCCGATCGCGCTAAGCGCATTTACAAAGGCATCTCGTCGTTTTCTGAAGGTTTGTACACTGCTGGTGACGGTATCTTGGGGGCCGGTTAATGCCGAGATCCCTCCGTTCAAAATCCCTAGATATTGGTTGAAGTCTACTGCTGCTTTGACTTGTCGCAGGGCTGCAATTAGTTCGGGATTGCCGATCGCATATCCGACTCGAAAACCTCCCATGCTGTAGGATTTGGATAGGGTGAAAAACTCGATCGCCACACTCTTATCTCGATCCGCCTGAAAAATCGACGGCGCCATCAATTTGCGGTTTTCCTCGATATCGGAGGAGGAGGACGGGCCAGGGGGCACCGCCCCTACGGCATCGTCAAACACCAAATCCACATAGGGGAAATCGTGCACTAAAACGAGATCGTGTTGGCGACAAAAAGTCACTGCTTTCTCAAAAAATGCCAGCGGGGCGATCGCAGTTGTAGGATTGTGAGGATAGCTCAAAACCATCATCTTCGACTGAGCCAAGATAGGCATCGGAATATCTTCAAATACTGGCAAAAACAGATTTTCTGCTAATAGTGGCATCGGGTAAATTTGACCGCCAGCCAAATAGACACCGCCCGCGTGGGAAGGATAGCCCGGATCGAGCAGCAAGGCAAAATCTCCGGGGTTTAGCACTGCTAAAGGCATATGGGCCGTGCCTTCTTGGGAACCAATTAACGGTAGGACTTCTGTGGCTGGATTGACTGCAATCCCGAATTTTTTCTCGTACCAGGAAGCTGCTGCTTCCCGGAAAGAGCGGGTGCCGTTAAACAGCAAATAGCCGTGGGTGCTGGAGTCGGATAGCGATCGGGCGATCGCATCTGTAATGTGAGCGGCAGCGGGCAAATCGGAAGAACCTAGAGACAAATCGATCACATTCTGTCCGGCGGCTCTTGCTAAACTTTTCGCCCGATCCATATCGGCAAATACGTTAAATTGCAGGGGTTCTAAACGGTTGGCAAATTTCATATTTTTTGTGGCTTTTGAGGATATTAATCAATCATTTTAAATTGATTAGAACTGATTATTTTTGATAGGTTTTTTAGAGATTTTTTTTAACCACAGAGAGCGCAGAGGGCGCAGAGTAAGAGAGAGATGTTGGGGAAATATGGGATTTATATAGTTGTGAGTTGGGAGTTAGAAACTCCCGAATCCTTTGCAAACTTTATAAGTGACTTTCTAGCAAACCGATCAATTTTTCTTTGTTAATGGCTCCTTCGTGGGAAAGGACTACTTCGCCATTTTTAAACAGTCTGAGAGCGGGGACTCCTTCTACTTTATACTGCTTGACAGTAGTAGGATTGGGGTCAATTTCCATTTTAACCACTTTGAGGTCGCTGTAGTTGGCTGCTACCCAGTCGATCGAGGGCGCGATCAGTTTGCAAGGCCCGCACCAAGATGCCCAAAAATAGGCAAGCACTGGTTGCTCTGCTTTCATGACTTCTGTTTCAAATTTTTCGTCGTTAATGACAATTACACTGTTGCTCATGGTTGTACGATGATTTTTCCTGATTATTTTTGACACTCCTCAGCTATCGAGGCGTGAGGATTCTTAATTCAGCGACTGACCTTAAAATGTTACGTTCTTTCGACAATATTCAAACTTTTTAACCGTAGAAACCTACCAATTAACGAGCTTGATTCGCAGCCACCCCAGTGGGTCTATCTCCAAAAGCGTACTAGGATATTGACCTAGAGTTTGGGTATGCCCTACCCTACTTAATAAAAAAGAAATTAATTATTTATTTTTGTTTACTGGTTTTGGAACTATTTTTTAAGTTCCTGACTGTTTTAAGAGTTTTCGTCGCTCTTTGTCCCCCAGTTTATGCCTAAAAGTGTGTCTAATGTTTCACGATGGCAAAGGAGTTTAACCTTGACTATTATATGATACTATATTAATCCGTGCGTGATTTCCGAGTTTTTGAGAAACTTTTAAGAAATTAAAGCCGTCCTAGAAAGACGGGGTTTTAGACCCATTCCTTTGATAAAGCACGGGCGGGCGTTCAACTTGCGCCAAATTAAAAGACAGGCACAAAAACTGTTACTAATTTTAAAACATTCTGTCAATTATTGACTGCAAACTCAGGAATGAGGACTAATGGCTAATTCTGTATGGCGTTTAATTCCGCTGCTGTCGGCGTCTGGTAATGTGCAGATGGCGATCGACAAATGGCTGCT
The sequence above is drawn from the Microcoleus sp. bin38.metabat.b11b12b14.051 genome and encodes:
- a CDS encoding LL-diaminopimelate aminotransferase, which codes for MKFANRLEPLQFNVFADMDRAKSLARAAGQNVIDLSLGSSDLPAAAHITDAIARSLSDSSTHGYLLFNGTRSFREAAASWYEKKFGIAVNPATEVLPLIGSQEGTAHMPLAVLNPGDFALLLDPGYPSHAGGVYLAGGQIYPMPLLAENLFLPVFEDIPMPILAQSKMMVLSYPHNPTTAIAPLAFFEKAVTFCRQHDLVLVHDFPYVDLVFDDAVGAVPPGPSSSSDIEENRKLMAPSIFQADRDKSVAIEFFTLSKSYSMGGFRVGYAIGNPELIAALRQVKAAVDFNQYLGILNGGISALTGPQDTVTSSVQTFRKRRDAFVNALSAIGWEVPVPPATMYVWAKLPAPWASDSVKFCTQLVQSTGVAASPGAGFGKSGEGYVRFALVEPPEILAAAVSKIAEFVN
- a CDS encoding co-chaperone YbbN, giving the protein MSNSVIVINDEKFETEVMKAEQPVLAYFWASWCGPCKLIAPSIDWVAANYSDLKVVKMEIDPNPTTVKQYKVEGVPALRLFKNGEVVLSHEGAINKEKLIGLLESHL